The DNA segment ttatattttgaagtattttaataaaatttaaaaattaacAACACTGATGAACTATcgaaaacaaacgaacataaactaacacgttcacgaacataaatgaacgaacgcgacatctgttcatgttcgttcatttaactaaacgaacggaatttcttgttcgtgctcgttcatttattaaacaaacgaacttcctgccgaatggttcacgaactgtttgctgaacattcggttcgtttgcagccctagatGTTCGTCATTAAGCTGGTTTTCAGCGAGATTTGGTGTAAGCGAAACCATCTACGTAGTTGGGTTGCCTGTAAAATAGTTTCATGTGCATGGGTGACCTTAATGAATAAAGTTGGATACATGATTGGTCTCCACATGAATAATTGACTTTGAAGTGGCAAGAATGTAATATATCCTTCACTAATGGTTCCAGGTTTGATGTTGCTTCATTCCTTACTTTCAGAGTTATGTACACCGGGGAGCTTGTAAGACTTTGTTACAACAATTACTTTTATCACAAAAATAGTTAACGTAGAGGTGGTAGCTTTAGTGGGGCAAAATGGGTAATGTTCAGAACAATCTGAAACGGGTGAGGCTGGGCTTAGCTCGCGGATCGAGACTCGCTAAAACAAAGCTCGTTTTGTTTTCGAGCCAACTTGTTTTGTAATCGAGCCGAGCCTGAGCCAGGGTGCTCAGCTCATGGCTCGACTCGTGGCTCAACTCGATGGCTCGGCTCTGTGGCTCAACTCGATGGCTCGGCTTTGTGGCTCAACTCAATGGCTCATACGtacgtgtgtatatatattttttatattttttagaaatgagtgttagtttttttatttttgttttttatgttattatatttgtaaaaaacatgaaaaaaaaattaacgagCCGTCTCAATAAAAATAATCGAGCTGAGCCAAGTTGGCTCGTTTAAGTTTAGAGCCCAGCCTGGCTCGGCTCGACTCAGCTTGATTATAGCCCTAGTTgggcttggttttaaaaagcgtgaGGCACTTCAAGGCGTTTAGGTCCCGAAATCCGAGCGTGAGGCGACGGTTTCATGTACGCGAGACTTTGCTCTATGTAAGGCAAAATAAGCTTTATGTACGACCAAAAGCTGTGTCTCTCATCTATTATACATATCAGCCGAAATCAAGTAAAATCATTTGTACATACCAGCCTCCTCTAGATCCTATATTTGACCAATTTAGATCCGCACGTACATGGAGCACCACCTCAAGGCGCTGAGACGTTTCCTCGATCGCCTTGCATGCTGAAgcacgctttttaaaaccaagaggTCGGGTTAGGAGTGATCCAGAACACTTCTTGTCCAGAGtttaaaatttattttaaatTACTAGTTTGTCAAAGTAGTTTAAGAGAATCATACTATTTTAATAATAACTAGTGGATTACCATCCGCGCTCCGCAGCGGGTTCGAatcgtagataaaaataagcaactCGCGagttaaagttgtttgatgttttagttaaggggctaaacatgtcattattaaaattgaggggctaaagttgtttattcTTAAAGTTgtgggctaaacatgtcattattaaagttgaaggGCTAAGGTTGTTTAttaagttgaggggctaaagttgtttattattaaagctgaggggctaaacatgttattattgaagttgaggggctaaagttgttttagtttaggggctaaacatgtcattaccaaagttgagaggctaaacatgtcattattaaagttgaggggatAAAGTTGGTTAATGCCAAAGTTGAGGGGTCATAGTTGGTTGATGTGACAAAATAGCATATATTTATCATATATATAATCAAGGTTTAAAAAAACGGAAACGAATTTCGAGGCGTTTTCCTTTCGCCTCATGAGGCAAGCCTCGAGGCGAACCGAGgcggaattaaaaaataaatataaaaattatatatcttataaaaataataatactaactaaattcatcatcaaaatcatcaaaacacacataaaaaagacataaattgcttgaaattgacacaaaaagtcaacaacatcaaacacaaatatcaaaaggcgcagcttttttAGCGCCCCAGCTCCtttaatgtgtgtgtgtgtgtatatatatatatatatatatatatatataaacccctTTGCTCTTTTACAGGAAGTTAAGGTGAGATTTTCTGGTTTTAGTCACGATCAAGACGAGTGGGTCAATGTTAGAAGTGCGATACGTGAGCGGTCAATCCCCTTAGAGGCTTCAGAATGCCACAAAGTCAAAGTTGGAGATCTTTTGCTATGCTACAGGGTATAATTTTCATTTCTTATGTCCCTTTATTGCTTTTATGGTTAATATAATTCCtttgagtaaagtacacggatagtccctgCGGTTTTCCAAACTTTTGGATTTGGTCCCCGACTTtctaaaagtacacggatggttcCTCTGGTTTgcaccatagttattaaaggcgttaGGCGCACTGAAGGCGCATAGGTCTCGCCTgtggcctaggcgcaaggcgcaaaaaaagcgcgggcctgagaaaaaaaaaagcgcacaacaaaaagaaacttaaaatatttttatataatagaaagttaatactattcttcaaataaaatacaactaaagctattatataacattttatatcgtctatttagtaccaaaagttataAATGCTTGTTTATAAGTGTATAAAAATAGTTTTCGTTAGATAAAAGTAGGAAATCTAGCTGGAATCTTGCCAGAATTTTaagaatttggccggaaactctCCAGAATCTAGGAATCTCACTGGAATATGCGCatgaaccatcacctggagaattaaagcgcaattgccttGACTTAAGGCGCAATTGCTTCGCCTTGCTAGGaaattgggcctaggcgcaagaggcgatggcttttaacaactatggtttgcgctttgtaacacatttagtccccagccaacaaatctaaaggtttcaggaggtccaagttagggactaaatgcaaaagttggggactaaatgcattacaaagtgTAAACCACCGGGACCATTCGTGTACatttgaaaagctagggaccaaatccaaaattttagaaaactatagggactattcgtgtactttactctaattCCTTCAAATAAAATGATGTAGTAGGACATTTTGTTTGTAGCTGACATTTTTTAGTATTTTACCTGTTACCAATAAAATGCGGTCCAAATTATTGTTAAAAGACTCTTCTCTCATCGTACTATAAATAGGGTGTCCAAATGCATTACAAAGTGTAAACCATCgggaccattcgtgtacttttgaaaagctagggaccaaatccaaaattatAGAAAACTACAGGGACTATTCGTGTACTTTACTGTAATTCCTTCAAATAAAGTTTATTCGGGTTATGATAATTTATTTCTTGTTTTTGTTGGTATTATATCAGGcaaatgaagaccatgcactttATTCTGATGCACATGTTGTAAGGGTTGAAAGACAGTTGCATGATAAAGATGATTGCACCTGTATCTTTGTTGTTCGGTTCGAGTACGATAATGCTGAGGTAACTAAAATCCTCCGCGCATgtttaagggggtgtttgggctGGAATTTCTAATTAAAACCGCTTATTTAGAATGACTTATCCTATCCACGAATCATTTCGACCAATTCCAATTCCCAAACACCCCCTTTGATGAGTCAGGTTGTATTGTTGACACCCTTGCTTAGACCCTCCGTAGTCGCAGCTCATATCGCGCCACCACCCCCCATAGTGCTGTATGGCGCCGGCGAACGCTACCACGGCAGTGGTGAACCATCGCGAAAATTATAACGGGTTGAACAATTTgcctctctcacacacacatatatatacatacatatatatccacatagggagaggatcatgagaaaactacatataaatgagaaaactagaaaactaactaaaaaaacctaaaaaaaagctaaaaacataccaattttttttttttacaattttttataaaaaaatcgctagtttttatatataaaaaaattgctgtactgcacatgtgcattatatgtgtactacacatgtgctctatatccgtaatagtgcacatgtgcaatacaaaaaaaatgtatttttttttttttgaaattttttttccatgcataaaaacctgcgattttttttataaaaattttttaaaaaaattggtatgttttttaggcttttttagttagttttttggttttctcatttaaactagttttctcttTTTTATCTACATAATCCTCCACTACACACACATGTTATATAACCCCCTATAACCCTCGCATTTCACTTTTTTGCCATTTGTCACATAACCCCTCGGTGTTACCTACACTACACATGGCCTTATCGTTTAGTTGATTTTTTTGCTTTTGTTTTGACCAGGTGGAACTTAATTGTAGCGAGGTATGTTGCAGGCCGTCTTCAAGTCTCTAGAACTGTTTATCTTTTATATCTGAATAACCTAGAGATGATATTTAACAATTTATGTTGTATTAATATGGAGATAATATGTGGTTATCGAAAGCGGACTTGATAATGCTTGGTTGTGCCTTCCTGCCTATATGGTTCGTATGGTGGCAAATTTTTGTGGTTCGACATTCGTAGTCGAACAAGACAATTCAAGAAACTTGTTTCTTATGATTTGTTTAGATATAAAGAAGAAAACAAGGGTCACAAGGGTTCCATGTATGGAACTATCAATCTAAATCTTAATAACATACCCAATTTTGGATTTGAATTATTACTTATTTGATCACACTTGGAAGGTACCATCTACTCATTCAAATGTCCTGATTCGGATGACAAAGCCCAACCAGATTTCTTAATGTGTAACGTTCAACGAACCGTTCATGATTGAACCGTTCGGTGAGaagttcgtttaataaatgaacgaacatgaacaagaaatttctcTCGGTAAGTTAattgaatgaacatgaacaaagcTCTCGTTTGTCCGATTGTTCGTGAACATTGGGTATGGTGTTATGAACGTTCGTTCATTTACGATCGTTCATtttcgtttgtttatgttgttcatGGAAGATTTGTGTACatttatattatttaatttattacCCTAACGTTTAAAATAGGAAACCCTATTCCTATCTTGTTTTTACACCGTTTCTCTTTACTTCTGCATTATTCACATCGATGAATacatcgacctccgttccaccaTTAGGACTTCAAGTCCAGCGTTGGTCCCTTCGACTTCCATTTCTAGCCCCCGCCCTTGCGCCAattttatttgtgtttgtttttgttCGTGAACATGTTTATATCcttaatgaatgaacacgaacataaaattttgtttggtaagcgttcatgaacaccttatttccttaacgaatgaACACGGACAATCGGTTCGGTTACAACCTTATGTACAAGGTTCATCATCCATATCCGAACCCTGGAATGTCGCCATATTATCTAGCTTATATGAAATGGCCGCAAATATTTGCTGATGATTCTAGTAATGGCCAACATCATGCTGCGACGTCGTCAAAAAAAGAAGTCAAAATCTCCATTAGTTGAACCCttaggaggaagaagaagaggacgacgacgacgaggacgaggacggggaagaagaagaagaagatccaATTTAGGTGGGACACCAAAATGTGGTTTGGTTATGAAAGAGGACTTTGTTTTGTAATGGTTTTTAGGGCCATCCATCACTCTACTATGGTAGAATTGTCTTTGCTTTATTGTACATGAATATTATTTTCACTCAGGCTCTGTTGTCATTCTCTTACAGCATAAGTACTGGGCAAGAAAACTACCATTTTCACAttcaaaaaaacaaaaacaaatacgATACAAGTATACAATTGAGAAGTTTTCAATTGGAGTCTAATTAACAGATAATAATAATCTTTTAGCTTCTTGTAAtggaaggaggaggaggaggaggaggaggagaaaGTGTCTAGTGTAAAATGAAAGAGGACTTTGTTTTGTAATGGTTTTTAGGGCCATCCATCACCCTACTATGGTACAATTGTCTTTGCTTTATTGTACATGAATATTATTTCCACTCAGGTTCTGTTGTCATTCTCTTACAGCATAAGTACTGTGCAAGAAAACTACCCTTTTcacattcaaaaaaaaaaaaaaaaaatcaaataccatacaagtatacaagttttcaaTTGGAGTCTAATTAACCGTGAATCTAGGTGGGACACCAAAATGTGGTTTGGTTCTAGTGTCTAGTGTAAAATGAAAGAGAACTTTGTTTTGTAATGGTTTTTAGGGCCATCCATCACTCTACTATGGTACAATTGTCTCTGCTTTATTGTACATGAATATTATTTCCACTCAGGTTTTGTTGCCATTCTCTTACAGCATAAGTATTGTGCAAGAAAACTACCCTTTtcacattaaaaacaaaaatcaaatacCATACAAGTATACAACTGAGATGTTTTCAATTGGAGTCTAATTAACAGATTAGATAATAATAATTTTTGGCTTCTTGtaagggaagaagaagaagaagaagaagaagattcaATTTAGGTGGGACACCAAAATGTGGTTTGATTCTAGTGTCTAGTGTAAAATGAAAGAGGACTTTTTTTTAATGGTTTTTAGGGCCATCCATCACCCTACTATGGTACAATTGTCTTTGCTTTATTGTACATGAATATTATTTCTACTCAGGTTCTGTTGTCATTCTCTTAAAGCATAAATACTGTGCAAGAAAACTACCCTTTTcgcattcaaaaaaaaaaaaaaaaatcaaataccaTACAAGTATACAAATAAGAAGTTTTCAACTGAGCTCTAATTAACAGATAATAATAATTTTTGTCTTCTTGTAAGGGATTATTAAATTTAAACAAGGTTAACTTTTTTTCATTTCTACGTTCAAGAATTTCCAAAGATGGTGTAAATCATGTTTGAGGCAGGGTTGTTTACGAGCCGAACCGATCCGAGGTAGGACAAGCTCAGGCTTGGCGGATTTGAAACCGAGCATGAAGAAAAATGTCACACATTTCAACAAATATGCAAAATACAATGAAAAATGGTATGCATTTTTAAATGCACTATACAAGGATTATATTCAGGATTAACATGTCGCAATAAGAAGCAATGCTATGAACATGGAGTCTGAATATTATGTAAAAAATCAATCAAAGACATAAATGGGAACTAGACTACTAATCACTAAATAAAACACAATTTATCAATGATATGTACAAAACAATATTTTCAACATATTTATTACTAACAAAAATAAATAGGTTCTTATTAACAAAAAGTCACATAGCTACTAAAAAGTTTAAAATGAACTTTATTTTTATATAGCCACGACATTAACATCTGAATAAATAGTTTTAGAGAAGTTAAGTATAACTAGATTACACtataaatttgaaaaaaaaatcataaattgAACGATAAAATGCCGTGTAAAGTATACTAACGgtgtgattgtcttgttaaaccactaagggtctgtttggtatggggtaatggaatgaagGAGAGAATGGAATGAAccaggtaatggaatggacaacggaatgaaatggatcattccattccattgtgatgtttggttactcatatgtgaataaaatgaatcattactttgtacaattttaataaaaaaaaaaacgaagtaacgaaacacaattgtattaaaaacgacaaaaatatattttttttgaacagtaaaaatataattgcctcaataataataataataataataataataataatatattaatggtaaaaaaattaataataatttttttgatatatattaatattagtatgaataataataataataataataataataataataataataataataatagtaatagtaataatatatttcttttcattccttgaaggaatggaaaaaaaacaccctcataccaaggaatggaaattgttatatttggaaggagttacattcctttggaaTGCACCATTCCATTACTACATGATAACCAAACGTGTTTCTTTTTATTCCATgagaatgatccattccattccaccttctATTCCTTcgtaccaaacgctacctaaggGTATACGGTGTGGTAATCGGGAAGACGCGGCAACGatgtttgccgatcggcaaacaccgccgccaacAATATGGCGATGCGGCAAAGGTTTGAAATCGGTAACCCTTTACCGACTCGGGAAACATGATGGTTTTGATGTGGGGGCCACTCTAACGGTTATATTAccgtttaaataaaaaaaaataatttttctttaaaaaattaaactataaatatCACACTAAACCATTTAACCTATTACCTTCAAATTTATACTCAACCAAACCAAAAAATACCACCAATTCTTCCCAAAAGTTTACCATACAAAATGGCGGATGAACTCCCGTTATGGTTCCCACCCATGAGTAGCGACGATTCATCCGATAGTAGCattcttttttttcaaaatctcatcgaaGAAGCCGAACTTCAAGATACCGGCACATCTAACCGAAGGAGATATATTGAACGTCAACGTGAGGAGGggcatgagacactcatggcgGATTATTTTGTCGAAGACCCGAAGTACAACGAAGATATCTTTCGGCATAGGTTCCGTATGTCGAAacgtttgtttctaaaaattgtGTCCGATGTGGAAGAGAACGACCCGTGGTTTGTAGAGGCCCCCGATGCGCGAGGTAGGAAGGGCTTTACGCCCTTGCAAAAGGTGACATCGGCTATTAAACAGCTCGCAACTGGAAACACTCCAGACGAGAACGATGAGTACTTGCATATGGCCGAAAGAACTTCCCGCGAGTGCCTAGAATATTTTTGTGACACGGTTTGCAAAATATAGGGTCCAGAGTTCTTATGTAGACCGACAAGCCACGACATGGCACTTTTATACCAAGCTCATGAGGAAAAACATCACCTTCCAGGTATGTTCGGTAGCCTTGATTGCACCCATTTCGTTTGGCGTTTTTGTCCGACAGAGTATCGAGGCCAATATATGCGAGGAGATCATCGATACCCGACTGTTATGCTCGAAGCGGTTACTTCTCAAGACTTATGGTTTTGGCATGCTTTTGCCGGTCCACTCGGTTCTCAAAACGATATCAATGTTCtacaacaatctccgttatttttAACGGAACGAAATGGAACCACGCCAAAATGTCCATTTTACGTTAACAACCATTTATACAAACGTGGTTATTTGCTCGTGGATGGAATCTACCCTTCGTGGTTCGTGTTTGTGAAGTCGATCCCTTACCCTCACGAAGTAAACGAAAAGAAATTCAAGAGGCAACATGAGGCGGCAAGAAAAGACGtcgaacgggcttttggtgttttgaagGCGAAATGGGGTGTATTGAGTCGACCGATGCGAGCAAGATCCGTTAAAAAAATTAGGAATGTCGTGTACACATgtattattttacacaacatgattttgaaagatgATGGAAAGGCGATAGCACCGGTGCACATTCGGGATCCTCCGGTCGAGCCGGCTCTAGACGATACGGTGTTGGGCGAGTTGATGAATGAAGACACCCATTGGAGACTCAAACACGATCTCATAGATCATCTCGCAAGTCAAGATTTACCCCATCTTTTGGTCGATTCCGACGAAGACTAGTTTAAATTGTTTCAtgttaatgtaattttattgttttttaatttagtgtaactttgatgtttttaatttaatttatgaaagtttattgttttttaatttaatgtatatattctaaatttatttatattaaataaaatagtgcacaaaaaaaaataataataaaagtttaccacttcagcaagtgtttaaaccattgccaacacttttcagcaaagtttaaacacttttgcctcattgacatggcgcgctctaaTTGGTCGGTTTTTTAGTTTACCACtctaaagtgtttaaccactccttacatcctaagggctgtttggcaacttctgaatggtaaGTGTTGAACCactaagaggtctgaaccattaagtgctgaaccagtaaaatatatgaaccattaagagcctcattaagaggtaaacaaacagcctctAAGTTTTTTTTTGGAAGGCAAATTCAATTAACACAAACCAGCAGGGTGCTGGGGAATACACAGAACCACAAAAAGAAAAAACAACATTAAGAGAAACAAGACAAAGGGGACTGACACCACTTCTGCCAATTGATCGACTTGTGTTTAGATCTGTTGCAAACCCAACTAAACAACTGAGCCGAGCAATCCTCAATAAAAGAATCGATGGAAATACTTTGCCTCCTAAAAACTCTGTTATTCTGCGCCTTTCAAATAAACCACACGGTGGAGTAAAGAATAGAAGTCTTTAACTTCAGCAAATCCTTTGATCCTCCATTCTGAGAAGCGACATCAAAAAGATCTTTCACATTTCGAGCCGCGTACCATCTAACATCACACCACCACGCAACGCGTCGCCAAACCTCTGAAGCGACAGGGCACTTAACGAACACGTGATCAATTGTCTCATTCTGTAAACCGCAGTGAGGACAGTTAAGGTCCTGCACTTCTATACCTCTTCTGGCTAAATTCGAACGAACCGGAATCTTGTTTAATTTAAGCCTCCAATTAAAACATGATACCTTTGAAGGAACCCACTTTATCCACCGAAAGTCTTTGGTCTTCTCCACTTTGTTCAGCTTTGAGAGTAGCAGTTTCCGAGCCGAACTGACTGAAAATAAACCACTTGCATCATGAACCCAATTCCACTTGTCATTGCCATCAGCAAAATCATAGCACTTTAGCATCTCCACCAGGTCAACCAGATCTGAGTTAATAGCATCAGGAAGAGTTTTCCTGGACCAATTCCATGAAAAATCAATTACCTTCCCCGCACCAATTTTGATCCTATCTGAGTTAATAGCCTCTGAGTGATGGCTGTATAAAATGTGTATCGGGTGGGTTGTAACGTGTAATACTAATCACATGCTCCTTATGGATACTATACCCCATTTACTCTAGCTAtctagtttaattaggttttgcATGACTCAAACGATGGTCATTATCTGCATCCATGCATTGGGCAAGTAGCTTAGCCAGATTTTTCTTTTGACGACATGTAATTATGGTTAATCGGGGTTGTGTGACGAGACTAGGGATTGGAACTTATGTGTTGGATACTTTATGTATTGTTATTTCGCTAAGCTTGCAACTTTCGAATTAGTATTAAATTTGGTGACTGATTCTACACTTTTCAAGCTTACATTttgggcatgtttgggtaagctatttgaaacaacttattgacttattggctttttgaaaagtcataagctctaaaatgatgtttggcaaagagggtgtatgtgag comes from the Helianthus annuus cultivar XRQ/B chromosome 4, HanXRQr2.0-SUNRISE, whole genome shotgun sequence genome and includes:
- the LOC110932775 gene encoding uncharacterized protein LOC110932775, coding for MRGDHRYPTVMLEAVTSQDLWFWHAFAGPLGSQNDINVLQQSPLFLTERNGTTPKCPFYVNNHLYKRGYLLVDGIYPSWFVFVKSIPYPHEVNEKKFKRQHEAARKDVERAFGVLKAKWGVLSRPMRARSVKKIRNVVYTCIILHNMILKDDGKAIAPVHIRDPPVEPALDDTVLGELMNEDTHWRLKHDLIDHLASQDLPHLLVDSDED
- the LOC110932774 gene encoding uncharacterized protein LOC110932774; amino-acid sequence: MADELPLWFPPMSSDDSSDSSILFFQNLIEEAELQDTGTSNRRRYIERQREEGHETLMADYFVEDPKYNEDIFRHRFRMSKRLFLKIVSDVEENDPWFVEAPDARGRKGFTPLQKVTSAIKQLATGNTPDENDEYLHMAERTSRECLEYFCDTVCKI